A window of Quercus robur chromosome 12, dhQueRobu3.1, whole genome shotgun sequence genomic DNA:
CGGTTCCAAGTCTTTTAAGTCAAAGTAATACGGTTCCAAGTCTTTTAAGTCAAAGTATGTCAAGGCAAAGGGTTCTTGCCCATGGAACCAATACGATAAGGGAAATGCTTCCAAGTCAAAGGGTCAAAGGGTTCTTGCCCTTGGAACCAATATGATAAGGGAAATGCTTCCAAGTTAAAGGGTTcttgcttgctcactcccaagtgcaaGAGATCTTAACAATATGATTCTCAGAGTACCGAGGTCGAACTACAAGGAGCAGgataaattcaaagacaatataattaaatagcAGTTTGGGTGAAGAAGGAAAGTatttttgcttggtgattgtaAACAAGAATAACAGTGATAACTGATTGAAgtcaataatgtaaataataGGGCATCGAGATGTTTCCCTATatcaatatgaaattttttgtgatctaagaaattaattatttttattgaattggtGTACGAGTTACATATTTGAATATTATGGATTTTCatctttttacttttgaataggctttttgttgaataaaatttttcacTTGTTATTTGGTCTaaacttgtttttatttgggttatttttgttattatttggaCTAATTTTTATTGATGTCATTTAAGCCTTTTTAAGGGGTTAAATATTATGTTTGGgggccaaaattatttttgaagtaatgctaagtccataacattttttaataaattttatgtgaaaaactattattggtgggtaaaaaagtgatgttagtatTTGATCTAAATTAGAATTAACAATAACTTAAcacatatgatttgttgtaaaatcaatgtgaaaatgttatggatgtaaTATTGCTCTTATTTGTCttgaacccaaatttttgtGATTCTCAAATAAGGgtattcaacatttttattataattatcacaataggttagtttagtatatataaatatatatatatatatatatatttttgtaaatgtatatatacattttttttataatttagattGTTGGGTCCTGTGTCCACTCTCACTTAAACATAGAGCCGCCCTTGACACCATTGGTCACAAGACTTGCAACTTGATAAATATGTACCAATTTTAATCACATGAATCCATCACACACGTGTCAAAATTATGACAAAAGCTGTATCCATtgacttaaataaataaataaataaaccaaatatGAGTTAGGGCTTATTGCTTAATTAAAACCTCTAAATCCtcttatgtaaaaaaaaaaattaaataagatgaataagtttacaatttttatatttggtttgggTCAGCTCggcttagagcattcacatctcAAAATTCTATCCTATCTTATTTTATCATcccaaaaagttactttatcaattatactatactattttacaatactctTAACattctaacttttattttacaatacaacacattaaaataatatttctattcaataaaataatatatcccaaaacccaaataaaaataaaaacccaaaaaccggTGAGAGAgatgataattgataaagtaagttaataaaatattattattattattttttaattgagctACAGTGCAAATTTATCTTTAGAATTACACTGTATTACTATTGCAATAATTGGTTTTTATAATGCAGAATTACACTATAgcactatttaaatttttttttttgcaataattaatttttacaagTCTGGATACGTGACAGTTTTAGGCTTTCATACTAAGGaggtgtttggtagagtagtttgagaaaagttgtttgtaaatttttaaaatatgtgtagaaaaaaaaaagtatgaaaatatatgtaatgttatttaaaatgtgaaaatgtaaGTTCGAGATTGTccaccaaacaggccctaaattTTCCCCGACATATGCTGTTCCCATCGTGAATGCTCTTACAACCCTGCTTTCCGGTTATGTTTCGGTTGGAAATACCGAAATAGAAGACGCTGTAAGGAaacaacagagagagagagagtctgaaaGAGAAGTGAGAAGTATCGAACTATACAGAATCTCGAGATTCAAACAAACACTAGCAATCAATTTCAGAAGAAAAAGACTGCTACTTCTTGTGTCATTGAAACCCtaacaaaccaacaaaaaaactcaaacaaatcCGAGAAGATCTATCAAAcacagagggagagagagagagcgagaagAGAAGAGTGGATAATAAACATTCAATAGTGGAAAGATCCGATGGAATGGCTGAACCAAATGGTGTCGGAGCCCTATTATCTCTCCCATTTCCTCACTTTCTTCTCCTACTTCATCGTCCGCACCTCCACTACCTCCCTTCTCTCTCCTCACCTAACTCATCATCTCCTTCATCgagtactctctctctttctctctccattttttttaatggtgatAATTACTTGTGCTTTGGATTTTGTTAATTTCTTCATTTCTCACTGTATAGGAAATTCAAGCGGTTCTGGCATTTTCTGTGTTGGCTCTTTTGAaggtatttatatatttttttactctgCTTAGTTATAAATAGTTTATATTACTATGTAATGTAACTCACATTTTTGTCAAATTCATATATTGGATTAAGAAAGGATGCACAAAATTGGAGCTTTCTCTATACAAGTTCTGTGTACAAATTATTCTGTATTTTTGTTgtgaaagagagaagagaggatAAAGCCGTGTCATTCGGTACTGACTCTCTGGATATGCTTGATAAAGCCGCGTCATTGTGTAGATTTGTGTACACAATTTTTGAAGCGGCTAGGATTATAACTATAAGAAAGGTTTATGTGTTGTTTGACATGTGCATTATGGAAATTTCATGTATCTTTTGTTATGGTCCACTTTTTTGACTGTATCGGTTTCGtgagttttttaattcttagctTTTTTCGTGTTTGCAACAGTTGGTTAGACAAGAAACTTGGGAGGCCTTTATTGCTGACATGCTGTTTTTTGCAAAGGTGTTCATCTCTCACTGCCATTTCCTGGTTTTGCTTGGTTCTTATAATATATGCAAGCATGACTGTTAGTTATCGAATCATTGATCAGATGTGAATACTTAAACCTGTATTTGTACCAAATGCATGCTTCTGCAGGAGGAATGTATAGTttttaagtatatatttatgtttattttcaaTGTCGTACTTCTTGTCTCTTATTTGTAATCTCAGTTGCATTTTCTTTCAGGTTTTTCTTGTCGCTCTTGCTTTGGTAATTGATTACCACCTGGCTCTTTGGTACTTGGGGGCATTTTTTGGTAGGTACCTTTTTTCACGTCTTTTGCTTTTGCACATTAACTGGAGAAAATTTGTTGACATACTAATAACCAGGttgctttgttttatttaaatgtaAGGTTTGGCCTCATAGTTTTACTTAAGTTtgtaaaagttatttgaatttattatgaTAGCAGTCTCTTGCATGTTTCTTTATGATATGAATCTTCTCTCATTTGATAGTATGCCTTTGATAACAATATGGTATTATAGAATATTCATCTAATTGTCAATGAACTCTAACTCAAATTGCATATCCTCCCCTTGAAAGAGTAaagtggagggtgaggtcatgagTTCAATATCTTCCAGGTGCATGTCTAaccaataaaaaagagtttCTTCATTTAATTGTAATGAAAAAACATAGCTGAACATAAGCTGTTTGATGAGTCAAATTTTCTTGGATATTAATAggtttgatcattttgatcaaAATGCTTATCTGGTGTGTTGTTCTCTTTGCAGTGATATATATTCTAACCCAACAGCCTGCCTACCAAGGACTAGGTAACAAATGAATAtagatttttcatttattattattattattattattattactctGGGTCAAACTTCTTGTTGATAAAATGCACTTGATAAATTCATGAACGCTTGGCTTTACAATTCAATaaacctaaaatattttctttttctttttaatcaatTCTTTAGGTACTTCAAGTAAACTAACACCGTTGCAGTTGGAAGCCTTGCTGACAGAGGGAAACATATCAAGATTCTGGCTGGTTGGTTCTAAAtgcttttttctcaaaattcatAATGTTTAACAATTTCAACTTTAGAAGAAATTGTCCTTTTATGTCAATTAATAGGGAGACAGGATTTTGAATCCATTTCTTTACCAACATCTACCATGTATAGGAAAACTACCCAATAATTGTATGCAAAATATAGGCTATAAAACCTTAGTTAGGAGATTAAAATCCCAAGGTCTAAGGTATGATTAAAAATGCAATTTAAGAGGAGTGCAAAATACAATATCGCCCCCATAATATAAACCAACCAAGGCAAGCGACCCTTTTTTGGTTTGGccggagggggggggggggtggggggttggGGAATAATTTTAGCTTTGTTCTGTTCTCTTCAGACAAGGCTTGCCATTATGCCAGCTATGGACATACCTATTCCATTACCAGCAAGCCCTTTTCTTCACAATCTTTTTGTAGGTTTCCTTAGGTGTGCAGTGCTAGGCAAATGTCCAGTTGGCCCTCACTTGGTCATTTGAGGTACTGTCTTGGGGCATGAGATGCTTCCTTGCTAGTGCTTTTTAGTTATGATGTGCTTACTATTACGATGGGGTGACAGACTGACATTAccttcttttcaattttcaagcaACCCTGGAGTTAATTTGTCTTTGTGAATAAGTTCTAGCTCAAAATGAcactttcttttcccataagAATGGGTGGAGGGTAAGGTTGTGGGTTTGTCCACTTGGTGTGTGTATCTTACCGATCAAAATACTTTAATTCATTTTCTGCACTTGTATATAAGTATCCTTccgtatatgtgtgtgtgtacatgCATGTAGACATGTTATATGTAGTAAATTTATGAGACAAATTTGTAAAAGATAGATTCTTCTGTTGTTTATATAGGCTGAATAGTGATGCACATtgtttcatggttattatttttgtaagaCGACATGTATGTTCAATATCATTGGCACATTCCTCAATTTAAAGAGATGATAGAATGGGTGGCTTAGGTTCCTGCATGGGCCTACCCCTCATGTTTTTCAATCCCTTATAAAACTCCATTTTCCATGGATTCACTTGACTCCAAATAAATTATGCTTATATTAAGGCCCAAAATTATATAGAGTTTGAAAACGTGCCAGTGCTCATTAACAGTTAACCTCACAAGTAATACTCATAGTCTATAttcattttgagattgaatgactcattttttatttacatttttttaaaatattttggatgATTAAAGAATTTACTTTGGCAGGTAGAATTTCGTGCATCGTGTTCACCTGCTAGCATATGCACAAGTCGGTGCTTTCCTGAGCTCTCAATTACGTACGTTTTTGCCTTACATGGATCTTGAACTtgataaaaagaacaaaacaataaGAAAAGATTATTTCCCAGCAACTTGTGAGTTGTAGAACAATAGCGTTGCCTTTATTGCAGTAATCAATATAAGCTGTTATTACCAATTTTAATGTGTGCCTGTGCATTCCTGTTGCAGgtattcaaacaaaaatttatctTTTGGAATAGTTGACCTTGGACTCTTCCCAAATGCAGCTGAAAAATTTGGAATATATCTTGGTGGTAAAATATCATTAGTTTGGAAACTGTTCAAGTTTATATCTCAGTTTCACTATTATACatgtatttttagttatttgTATGGGGATAATGTACTTGCAGGGAGCATGGGTCAACTTCCTACATATATCTTATTTGAGAATGCAGCTGAGGTTGCACGTATTCCACAGTTGGATTTTGAAGCGAAATCTTCTCGTCCTCCCATAACTAAGGTTCATTCTTTCACtcgttttgtttaatttaattcttGTCAATTGAAACCACCCCATCCTtccattccccccccccctcaccAAAAACCAGGTTATGGGATTGTCAACTCCTGGCTTCTTACAGTTTGTTGTCAATTTCAATCTATTATTTGGTacaggtttcttttatttattttcaatctaTCATGACCCACAAATTTTTGGTACTAagacttggttgttgttgtaaGACTTACTCCTTGTCCATAAGGGTGAGGTCATGAGTTCAAGATCCACTaggtgtgtaacttaccaatttaAAAAGACGCCATAAGGGAGTGAAATCCTTGTTTTAAGCTCGTTTCTCttggaaacataattttttagcaGGGGTGATCACAGGTCAGTTTGGGTTGGGTTTCATAAAAACTCGTCACTCAATATAATCATGTCGGGTGAAGGACCCGTAGTAATAAATGAATAAGAATGTTCACAAATAAATTAGATCTCTAAATTATATCCACAAAcagcaagaagaaaaaaaaaacttagatctacaaaataaatctaaatctaaatcaGTAGGGGAAAAAAGATACAGCAAAATCTGTAAATTATATACACAAATAggcctccccccccccccccccccccccccaaacacacacacacacacacaaaagaaaaggaaagattcACAATATCCCAATTGGACCTCAACCTTAATTTCATGCTCATGGCGACGGCCGATGGGGATGTAAACGACAACTGAGAACCTAAACTCAAGGACCACCATCTTCCCTCGACTCAACTGATAAAATAAGGTTGGCAAGGCAATTTGAAGGTAAGGTGACTTTTGCTCAAACGATGGTTATTTGACAAAAGGTGACTTTTGCTCAGGTGATAGAGGTTCGATGGTGATGAGTTTGTGAATAATAAGGAGAGCCTTGAGCtttcaagagagagagacagatcCATTAAGTGAAAATGTAAAAGAAGATAAGAGATAAGGTTGCATTTGGCCAATTAGAATCCTCCATGTGTGAGGATGAGATTACATGCATCCAATAAAAATCAAGTCATGTTGCAAGTATGTGTATATTAAATTCAGTCAGGGTGAGTTTCCTCAGGTGGACTTCAGTAAAACCTA
This region includes:
- the LOC126709277 gene encoding uncharacterized protein LOC126709277, producing MEWLNQMVSEPYYLSHFLTFFSYFIVRTSTTSLLSPHLTHHLLHREIQAVLAFSVLALLKLVRQETWEAFIADMLFFAKVFLVALALVIDYHLALWYLGAFFVIYILTQQPAYQGLGTSSKLTPLQLEALLTEGNISRFWLVEFRASCSPASICTSRCFPELSITYSNKNLSFGIVDLGLFPNAAEKFGIYLGGSMGQLPTYILFENAAEVARIPQLDFEAKSSRPPITKRLLSRYFELDRLLLEYIKGK